The Clostridia bacterium DNA segment CTTTCTCTTGGTCTACCTATGGCGTAAAAAGGGTTTTTGGGAAGACTTGGTCCAGACCTTGGTATCGATTGCCCATCCCCTACCAGGTGTAGCCTTGTTGCCTCTTTTAATTTTATGGTTCGGTGTTGGAGAACGGGTTATCGTGGTAATGATTGTACATTCAGTACTTTGGCCCTTGGCAATTAATTTGAAGGCAGGTATCGATGCCATCCCGACCATCTATGGGCAAATAGCAGATGTCTTTTCTTTATCCAAGAAAACTAGATTTATGGAGATTGCTTTACCGAGTAGTTTGCCTTATTTGCTAAGTGGTCTTAAAACGGCCTGGGCTAGAGCCTGGCGCGCCATGATTGCGGGAGAGATGATTTTTGGTGTAATAGGACAACACGGTGGACTCGGAACCTACCTTTATCAAAAAAGGGTGTTTATGGATACCCCGGCCCTGTTGGCAGGTCTTTTGGTGATTACCCTACTGGGCATATTGGTTGAAGATGTCTTTTTCGTTTGGATAGAAAAAAGAACTGTTGGAAAGTGGGGGATGAGTAAATGAGCACCTTGCTTACACTTGAAAATCTAACGCTAGGCTACCAAGGGAAGGCTTTGATTGAAAAACTTAATCTTACGCTCGGTACGAAGGAATTTCTAACGGTGGTTGGGCTTACTGGTATAGGTAAATCCACCCTACTTCGTTTTATGGCCGGCCTAAAGGACTGTGAACAGATGACTGGTAAGTTCAGCGAAAAACCGGGGCTTAAAAAGGCCATGGTTTTTCAAGATTACGAACAGATCTTTCCCTGGAAGACGGTTTTAGACAATGTATTGGTGGGACTTGAAAAGAATGAAAACCATCTAGCGGAAGCAAGAAAAATCCTTTTTGAACTGGGTATATTGGATAAGGAGACAGCCTATCCTCATACCTTGTCCGGGGGACAAAAGCAAAGAACTGCTATTGCTAGAGCCCTGATGCGTAAGCCAGAACTCCTTTTAATGGATGAACCCTTTGGCAATTTGGACTACCAGACTAGAAAGAAAAATCAGAATCTACTCCTAAAGATATTCCAAAAACATACCATGAGCATTCTGCTTGTCACACACGATTTGGAAGAGGCAATGTCCCTAGGAAACCGTGTACTTTTAATCAAGCAGGCTGGTGAGTACCAATTCTACCAAGCAAATGAAGACATGAGTAGAGATGAGCAAAAAGAATTATTCAATCACTTGATCAATGAGCTGGACTCCTAGGTTCAGCTTTTTTTATGTAAATTTGCACCCCCCAGGGATAGCCATCTAGGTAGCGTACGATACGCATCCCATATCCGGGACTCGTGAAGCTATGTGCTAGAAGATAGTCTCTTTTAAGCAATGCTTGCAACGCAGGGTAATAGTCCAAGGGGCCGTAGAGAATACGCCAGGGGTCTTGATTTCGAGCAA contains these protein-coding regions:
- a CDS encoding ABC transporter permease subunit, which translates into the protein MLGIYPAVSFPSAFKVLQALWSELSKGVLALQILTTLRTILMGLAFGLMLAFLLVYLWRKKGFWEDLVQTLVSIAHPLPGVALLPLLILWFGVGERVIVVMIVHSVLWPLAINLKAGIDAIPTIYGQIADVFSLSKKTRFMEIALPSSLPYLLSGLKTAWARAWRAMIAGEMIFGVIGQHGGLGTYLYQKRVFMDTPALLAGLLVITLLGILVEDVFFVWIEKRTVGKWGMSK
- a CDS encoding ABC transporter ATP-binding protein, with product MSTLLTLENLTLGYQGKALIEKLNLTLGTKEFLTVVGLTGIGKSTLLRFMAGLKDCEQMTGKFSEKPGLKKAMVFQDYEQIFPWKTVLDNVLVGLEKNENHLAEARKILFELGILDKETAYPHTLSGGQKQRTAIARALMRKPELLLMDEPFGNLDYQTRKKNQNLLLKIFQKHTMSILLVTHDLEEAMSLGNRVLLIKQAGEYQFYQANEDMSRDEQKELFNHLINELDS